A genomic window from Artemia franciscana chromosome 14, ASM3288406v1, whole genome shotgun sequence includes:
- the LOC136035575 gene encoding cylicin-2-like gives MFIYKFLAKPAFPISISGMKNKGISSKNKVKSKEGKEKPQNATEKEEKPISQSGEEMFSQMEDKDRAGTAPIDFLKESTEAKKEGLTKLPKVFEALEKGGYVEEKRSPVKEIINDKENQSDSRPSLANVENKAILQDQKPPNSPTVSINPRARGQSISHSSVKNTGKSSHKQLKSTGGKEIPLQTPPPEVKEEKRNSLRQKRKEELEKLQAEIDLENAGKKKCENHKIDVLGSWDSAEASKKKDKKKKKKGKEVIAIGKPKKEPKKTAEPPTKEKVVRAIKDTTTAKKKQDEKEKMVKAKMVFLVRTDLGMGKGQVAAQVAHAAVDCYINAEESNRDTVVEWRLSGRPKIALKVDSEAELLTLHKRAKNAGLVTALIKDDGRTQIARGSSTVLGIGPNSISSIDAVCGHLKLY, from the coding sequence ATGTTCATATATAAATTTCTGGCCAAACCAGCCTTTCCAATTTCCATTTCTGGTATGAAGAATAAAGGCATATCAAGTAAAAATAAGGTGAAAAGTAAAGAGGGCAAAGAGAAACCCCAAAATGCTACtgagaaagaagaaaaacctaTTTCTCAAAGTGGTGAAGAAATGTTTAGTCAAATGGAAGATAAAGATCGAGCTGGAACTGCTCCTATTGACTTCTTGAAAGAGTCCACTGAAGCCAAAAAAGAAGGGCTTACCAAGCTTCCAAAAGTTTTCGAAGCATTAGAAAAAGGAGGatatgttgaagaaaaaagatcacctgttaaagaaataataaacgATAAAGAAAACCAAAGTGACTCAAGACCTTCATTAgcaaatgttgaaaataaagcaATTCTTCAAGACCAAAAACCACCTAATTCACCGACAGTGTCAATCAATCCGCGAGCCAGAGGACAATCCATTTCTCATTCTAGTGTGAAGAATACAGGCAAATCAAGTCATAAACAGTTGAAAAGTACAGGGGGCAAAGAGATACCCCTCCAAACCCCCCCACCTGAGgtaaaagaggaaaagagaaaCAGCCTGagacaaaaaaggaaagaagaacTTGAGAAGCTGCAAGCAGAAATAGATTTAGAAAATGCAGGAAAAAAGAAGTgtgaaaatcataaaatagatgTATTGGGAAGTTGGGACTCAGCAGAAGCAAGTAAAAAGAaggataaaaagaagaagaaaaaagggaaggaaGTAATTGCTATTGGAAAGCCAAAGAAAGAACCCAAGAAAACTGCTGAACCTCCTACTAAGGAAAAGGTGGTTAGAGCTATTAAAGATACCACAACAGCCAAAAAGAAGCAAGATGAAAAGGAAAAGATGGTAAAAGCTAAGATGGTATTTTTAGTTAGAACAGATTTAGGAATGGGGAAGGGGCAGGTGGCAGCTCAAGTTGCTCATGCAGCCGTCGATTGTTACATAAATGCTGAGGAAAGTAATCGTGATACAGTTGTGGAATGGAGGCTGTCTGGGAGGCCAAAGATTGCGTTAAAAGTAGATTCTGAAGCAGAGCTACTTACTTTACATAAAAGAGCGAAGAATGCTGGATTAGTGACTGCTTTAATTAAAGATGATGGAAGGACTCAAATCGCCCGTGGTTCTTCAACTGTGCTTGGTATAGGACCTAATTCTATCAGTAGTATTGATGCTGTTTGTGGCCATTTAAAGCTTTATTAG